TGATCCGGCGCCGCCCCCACATCGGATGGCAGAACCCGCACACCTTCTGCGTCGGCGATCAGTGTTGGCGGTGCTGTAATCGCGCCGCGCGGTTCCTCTGCCCCCGCAGAGATCGCAGGGGCCACGCCAGCGTCAGGCGTCACACCTGCGACAACCGTAGACCCAATCGCGATTTGATCGTTTGTTGAGGACGCAATTTCAGGGGCCGTGTCAGAGGTATCATTTTGATCCAACGTGGCGACTTGATCCGCAGCAACAACCGTATTCTCTTCGGACACGCCGGCTGCAACCGCGATTTCGGCGGGCGGCACGATGATGCTTTCCGCCGACGGCGTCGCGGCACCGCCTGGATCAGCGACAAGCCGTAGTCTGCGGGGTTGATCAGATGCGGCGATCAGAAGCACCGCACCAAATGCCCCATCAGCGCCTGCTGTCACTGTCTCAACCACGTCGTTGCCGAGCATAATCGCGACAACTTGGTTCGGCTCCGCCTGCCCTGCCACGACGGCGGTATCGTCAGGACTGCGAAAAAACGTATCGATCGTCGGGGCCATGACGATGGCGGGATCCAGTGCGGCGGCCGTTTCCGGCGCGGTATCAGGCAAGACCGCGTCATCCTCTATCGCATCAATCGCCGCGTCCGGTTCGGCGACGATAGCAGCAGCCTGCGGTTCATTTCCGGATGGCCGCACGGGTGGCGCAAACCAAACGGCAGCGGCCCCGATAGCACCTGCGGCAACGACGCCGCCCGCGATTGCAAATGCGTTTGATGATCCAGCAGCCAAGTCTTTGTTCCTTTTCACCCCAAACGCCCCCCATGACGTCTGATTGGTTGAGAGAGCCTAGCAACAGAGTTATGACCGGTCAAAGGCCCTGACATGACGAAAGCTTGAATTATGACATCGAACTCACATTCTGTTTGCGTTTACTGCGGCTCGCGCGACGGTGCAGACACCGCATATGCAACTGCGGCGGAAGACACGGGCGCAATGCTCGCGGCAAACGATTGGCGGCTGGTTTACGGTGCGGGTGACGTCGGGCTGATGGGGCGCGTGGCCAATGCAACGCAGGCGTCCGGTGGGCGGACATTTGGCGTTATCCCGACGCATTTGCTGGACTGGGAAGTCGGCAAGCGCGATCTCGACACGTTCATCATTACTGAGACGATGCACGAGCGCAAAAAAGTGATGTTCATGAACTGCGACGCGGTAGTTGTCTTGCCAGGTGGTGCCGGATCGCTGGACGAATTTTTTGAAGCGTTGACTTGGCGGCAGCTCGGGCTGCACGAAAAACCGATCTACCTGTTGAATATCAACGGGTTCTGGAACCCGCTCAAGGCGCTTTTGGACAATGTCGTAGGACAGGGGTTTGCGGAAAGCAGTATTCTCGACTTCGTGTCCATCGTTGATGATGTGCCTAGTTTGGAAGACCAGCTAAAGACCGCGTTCCGCGCCTAAGAAAAAAGGCTGGCGCGCAATGTTGCGGCCAGCCTTTCGATCTTATTTGTCTTTATCGACATCTTCGCTCGGATTGATCCGTTCCGGACCGCGGCGCGTCGCAGAGGCACCTGTCGCACCCGTGTGATCGTTGTCTGCGTTGCCATGGGCACCCGCGACATTGCCTTTTTCATCGGCATCGACATCGGCACGTGTGATTGGCGATTTCTGTGTATCGGACATATCAGGCTCCTTTATTCAATAGCGTTGCATGAACAACGGCCCTGCCCGCATTCCGTTCCACAAAAAAACCCGCCGCATTGCTGCGACGGGTTCTGATTGTCACTGTGGATCAGATCACATGCGGGATGCGACGTTTTCCCAGTTCACGAGGTTATCGAGGAAGTTCGTCAAGTACTTCGGACGCGCGTTGCGGAAGTCGATGTAGTAGGAATGTTCCCACACATCACAGCCCAAAAGCGCTGTCTGGTTGAAGCAAAGCGGGTTCACACCGTTTTCTGTTTTCGTGATTTTCAGGCCGCCGTCTGCGTCCTTCACCAACCACGCCCAACCAGAGCCGAACTGACCAGCACCAGCTGCAGAGAACTGGGATTTGAATTCGTCAACGGAACCGAAGCTGTCTTTCAACGCGGCTTCCAGTTCGGATGGCATTGCGGATTTACCCGGCCCCATCATTTCCCAGAACTGGTTGTGGTTCCAAAGCTGGGAGATGTTGTTGAAGATGCCGTTTTGGGCAACTGCGTTCGCGTCGTATGTGCCTTTGATGATCTCTTCGAGAGATTTGTCAGCCCATTCTGTGCCTTCAATCGCCTTGTTGCCGTTGGTGACATAAGCGTTGTGGTGCAGGTCGTGGTGATACTCGAGCGTCTCTTTGGACATGCCAAGGTCAGCCAAAGCGTCGTGTGCGTAAGGAAGATCAGGAAGTTCGAAAGCCATATTGGAGCCTCATTAAGCTAGATTTTCGTTACCCCGTAACAAAGCGCAAAACGGCGCGGCGTCAACCCGTCGCACCGTAATCAGCCAAACTTAGCGTAGATAACCGACGGGTCCCGCCGCTGCAGATGCCGCGAGCAGGTCGAACGCATAATCCGCGACCGACCTGAAACAGATGACGTGGATCGTGGTTTCGTCTGCCTTCCAGAAAGCCGCAGCCACCTGCCCCAGTCGCGAACGACGAAAGTCACCAACCGCGAAAGTGTCGGGATGCATGTCCACCGGTGCGAGCTTCGCAATCACCTCGTCGGCGTAAGTGCCCGACACCACGATCCGCGCGCGTGCGTCGGATACGTTTGAGGCCAGAAAATGCTTTCCGGCCATGGCTGTGTTCAGCGTTTCCAGCCCTTGCTCAACATGAAGATACGGCACCAGCAACAACGCCTCATCCGGTGACATCCAGCCGAACCCGTTGGCACCTTTGACGGCCATCTGACCCATTGCAGGTGCGTCTGATCCGGTCACCGATTTGCAGGCCTTGACCAAAGCCTTGTCTGCCAGATCACCACGGACGGAAATCATCCCCTGCAGGCCCGCATCCTTGACCGTCACGGCCCCATCGGCCCTGCGGCCATTCAAAGCGCTGATTGCATTAGACATCCTGCTTTTCCCCCGCTTTGTCATAGAAGACCTGATCGACGATTTTCGCTGCGATCGGTTCGCCACCGATATTGGTAAACTTGATCGTTTCGCCCATCCGGTCCGGCCCTTTGTGGACCAATCCCATCGCGATACCGCGTTTCAGTGTGGGCGAATAATAGGTCGATGTAACGCGCCCTTCGGTGTTTTGCTGGCCGTTTTCATTCGTACCATCCGCAATCGCGTAGGCCCCATCAGGCAGCACAGACCCGTCGAGCGTTTCCAATCCAACCAATTTCCACCGGTTCGGATCAGCCATGTGCGACCTCTGCTGCGCGCGCTTGCCAAGGTAGTCGGTTTTCTTTTTCGACAACGCCCATTGCAGGTTCAGATCCTGCGGGATCACGGTCCCGTCAGTTTCGTCCCCGATCATGATAAAGCCCTTTTCGGCCCGCATGATGTGCAACGCTTCTGTCCCGTAAGGCATGACGTTGAATTCAGCACCGGCATCTAACAGCGCATCCCAGAACGCGCGACCCTGCCCCGCATCGACCGCGATCTCATAGGACAATTCTCCTGAGAAACTAATGCGATAGACGCGGACCTTAAAGTCCGACAGCGTGCCGTCTTTCCATTGCATAAACGGCAGTGCGTCTTTGGACACGTCCATACCCCCGAGCTTTTCGAGAACCTTGCGCGCGTTTGGACCTACAACAGCGACTTGCGCCAATTGCTCGGTCACGTTGGACACATAGACCTGCCAGTCCCACCATTCGCACTGCAGCCAGTCTTCCATCCACGCGTGAATGCGTTCGGCCCCGCCCGTCGTTGTGTGGCACAGCCATGTCTGTTCATCGATCCGCGCGACCACGCCGTCATCCGACAGGAACCCGTTTTCAGTACACATCAGACCGTAGCGACATTTGCCCACAGGCAGCGACGACATCAGGTTCGTGTACATCATATCAAGGAATTTGCCGGCATCTGGACCACTGACAACCAGCTTGCCAAGCGTGGATGCGTCCAACAGGCCAAGGCTTTCGCGTGTTTGCGTGACCTCGCGGTTCACCGCGTCATGCACAGTTTCGCCGTCCCGCACATAGGCGTAGGGACGTTGCCATTGGCCGACCGGCTCAAAATCCGCGCCATTTTCGGCGTGCCAATCATACATCGGCGTTTTGCGGATCGGTTGGAACAGTTCGTCCCGCGCGACACCGGCGATAGATCCCATCGAAATCGGTGTATAGGGCGGGCGGAATGTGGTCGTGCCGACATCGGGAATATCGCTATTCAGCGCTTTAGAAAGCACGGCGAGACCGTTGATATTGCTCAACTTCCCTTGATCCGTCGCCATACCTAGCGTCGTGTAACGCTTTGCATGTTCGACGCTTTCGAACCCTTCTTGCGCCGCCAATTGTACGTCGGACACCTTCACATCGTTCTGGAAATCCAACCACGCTTTTGACCGCAACGCGTGGCTGGCCCCTTGCGGCATCAACCAAACGGGCAATATCGGTTCCTGCGCTTCGTCGTAGCCTTCAGGTGCTTGGCCTGCGCGCCCTTCAGCGCCCGCCGCCATCGCGGCGGCACGTCCTGCCGCAAAGCCATCTGCCAGCACCTCTGCTGTGAACAAATGCCCGTTTGCCACACCTGCTGGTGTCACAAAACCTGAACCATTTCCGTCGGTTGGCGGACGATCTGCGTCCGGACGGAACATCGCGTTATCCGCGTCCCATGTCAGTTTACCACCGCAATGCGACCACAGATGCACGACAGGCGACCAGCCGCCGGACATCGCTACGCAATCGCAGTCGATCTCTTCCAGAACGGCGCCTTCACCTGCCTGGCCGCAAATCGCGACGCCGGTGACGCGCTTGCCGCCTTTCACCTTTGCAATGCCCTTGCCTGTCTCGACGCGGATGCCTGCTTCACGAGCCGCACGGGCCAAAGGGCCATCGGCGTCGGGCCGTGCGTCGATGATCGCGGGCACGTCCAGACCTGCGTCTTTCAACACGAGCGCTGTCCGGTACGCGTCATCGTTGTTCGTCACGATGA
The Rhodobacteraceae bacterium S2214 genome window above contains:
- a CDS encoding sarcosine oxidase subunit alpha family protein, which produces MSTRLATAGRLVDTSKALSFTFNGKHLKGFEGDTLASALLANDQMLVGRSFKYHRPRGIVASGAEEPNALMNMGDGAHFEPNQRATTTLLFEGLKAQSQNHWPSLEFDVGAINTKLSRFLPAGFYYKMFIYPRPFWKHVYEPIIRKSAGLGKAPIGKDGDTYEHFHAHTDVMVIGGGIAGLSSALAAARKGARVLVMEQTAAWGGRAAVDEPQIEGMAATAWIDQIVAELSAMPNVTMRLNCMGAGVYDHGYILGYEHLNEGGTDAPRHRLWRVRAKQVVTATGAIERPLSFAGNDLPGVLLAGAVRDYVVNFGVSIGDRTVIVTNNDDAYRTALVLKDAGLDVPAIIDARPDADGPLARAAREAGIRVETGKGIAKVKGGKRVTGVAICGQAGEGAVLEEIDCDCVAMSGGWSPVVHLWSHCGGKLTWDADNAMFRPDADRPPTDGNGSGFVTPAGVANGHLFTAEVLADGFAAGRAAAMAAGAEGRAGQAPEGYDEAQEPILPVWLMPQGASHALRSKAWLDFQNDVKVSDVQLAAQEGFESVEHAKRYTTLGMATDQGKLSNINGLAVLSKALNSDIPDVGTTTFRPPYTPISMGSIAGVARDELFQPIRKTPMYDWHAENGADFEPVGQWQRPYAYVRDGETVHDAVNREVTQTRESLGLLDASTLGKLVVSGPDAGKFLDMMYTNLMSSLPVGKCRYGLMCTENGFLSDDGVVARIDEQTWLCHTTTGGAERIHAWMEDWLQCEWWDWQVYVSNVTEQLAQVAVVGPNARKVLEKLGGMDVSKDALPFMQWKDGTLSDFKVRVYRISFSGELSYEIAVDAGQGRAFWDALLDAGAEFNVMPYGTEALHIMRAEKGFIMIGDETDGTVIPQDLNLQWALSKKKTDYLGKRAQQRSHMADPNRWKLVGLETLDGSVLPDGAYAIADGTNENGQQNTEGRVTSTYYSPTLKRGIAMGLVHKGPDRMGETIKFTNIGGEPIAAKIVDQVFYDKAGEKQDV
- a CDS encoding TIGR00730 family Rossman fold protein codes for the protein MTSNSHSVCVYCGSRDGADTAYATAAEDTGAMLAANDWRLVYGAGDVGLMGRVANATQASGGRTFGVIPTHLLDWEVGKRDLDTFIITETMHERKKVMFMNCDAVVVLPGGAGSLDEFFEALTWRQLGLHEKPIYLLNINGFWNPLKALLDNVVGQGFAESSILDFVSIVDDVPSLEDQLKTAFRA
- a CDS encoding LysM peptidoglycan-binding domain-containing protein, which gives rise to MAPTIDTFFRSPDDTAVVAGQAEPNQVVAIMLGNDVVETVTAGADGAFGAVLLIAASDQPRRLRLVADPGGAATPSAESIIVPPAEIAVAAGVSEENTVVAADQVATLDQNDTSDTAPEIASSTNDQIAIGSTVVAGVTPDAGVAPAISAGAEEPRGAITAPPTLIADAEGVRVLPSDVGAAPDQPNLTENIALDTITYDPEGEVLLAGRGASAGGFVRIYLDNQPVTVSRISVEGDWRTDLPEVDTGIYTLRVDEVDADGVVQSRIETPFKKEEPAAVAAILAEETSADGFDIAVKTVQPGATLWAIAEEQWGDGILYVSVFEANRDLIRDPDLIYPGQVFRIPESAE
- a CDS encoding sarcosine oxidase subunit gamma, which gives rise to MSNAISALNGRRADGAVTVKDAGLQGMISVRGDLADKALVKACKSVTGSDAPAMGQMAVKGANGFGWMSPDEALLLVPYLHVEQGLETLNTAMAGKHFLASNVSDARARIVVSGTYADEVIAKLAPVDMHPDTFAVGDFRRSRLGQVAAAFWKADETTIHVICFRSVADYAFDLLAASAAAGPVGYLR
- a CDS encoding superoxide dismutase, giving the protein MAFELPDLPYAHDALADLGMSKETLEYHHDLHHNAYVTNGNKAIEGTEWADKSLEEIIKGTYDANAVAQNGIFNNISQLWNHNQFWEMMGPGKSAMPSELEAALKDSFGSVDEFKSQFSAAGAGQFGSGWAWLVKDADGGLKITKTENGVNPLCFNQTALLGCDVWEHSYYIDFRNARPKYLTNFLDNLVNWENVASRM